The Pseudomonas solani genome segment GTGCCCCTCCACATTCTAAAAGCGTGGGCGGCTCACGCCTTGGCGCGGTTGTCGTAGACGTGGCAGGCCTTGCCCTCGGAGCGTTTCAGGGAGTACGCCGGGCGCAGCACGATGCGCGAGCTGATGCCGATGTAGGTCTTGATGTGGCGACCCAGCTCGCTGCACAGCGCCAGTTCCTGGGTCTCGTCCAGGGGCTCCAGGCCGTGGCGGGGTTCGACGTGGACTTCCATGCTGTCGAGGTTGCCGTTGCGCGAGAGGTGGATCTCGTAGGTTTCGGCCAGCTGGCGGACTTTGAGCACCTGCTCCTCGATCTGCGTGGGGAAGACGTTGACGCCCCGGATGATCAGCATGTCGTCGCTGCGCCCGGTGATCTTGTCGATGCGCCGCATGGGCCGCGCGGTGCCCGGCAGCAGGCGGGTGAGGTCGCGGGTGCGGTAGCGGATCATCGGCAGCGCTTCCTTGGACAGGGAGGTGAACACCAGCTCTCCCATCTGCCCGTCCGGCAGCACCTGGCCGGTCACCGGGTCGATGATCTCGGGGTAGAAGTGGTCTTCCCAGATGGTCGGGCCGTCCTTGGTTTCGGCGCATTCCATGGCCACGCCCGGGCCCATGATTTCCGAGAGGCCGTAGATGTCCAGGGCGGTGATGCCCAGGCGCTCCTCGATGGCGCGGCGCAGCTCGGCGGTCCAGGGCTCGGCGCCGAAGATGCCCAGGCGCAGGGCCAGCTTGTGCGGGTCCAGGCCCTGGCGCTCGATCTCGTCGGCCAGGTTCAGCATGTAGGAGGGGGTGACCATGATGATGTCCGGCTGGAAGTCGCGGATCAGCTGGACCTGCTTCTCGGTCTGGCCGCCGGACATGGGGATCACGGTGCAGCCCAGGCGCTCGGCGCCGTAGTGCGCGCCGAGGCCGCCAGTGAACAGGCCGTAGCCGTAGGAGACGTGCACCTTGTCGCCCTTGCGGCCACCGGCGGCGCGGATCGAGCGCGCCACCACGTTGGCCCAGGTGTCGATGTCGTTCTGGGTGTAGCCGACCACGGTGGGCTTGCCGGTGGTGCCGCTGGAGGCGTGGATGCGCACCACCTCTTCCTGGGGCACGGCGAACATGCCGTAGGGGTAGTTGTCGCGCAGGTCGGACTTGCCGGTGAAGGGGAAGCGGGCGAGGTCGTCGTGGCTTTTCAGGTCTTCGGGGTGCACGCCCAGTTCGTCGAAGCGCTGACGGTACAGCGGCACGTTGCGGTAGGCGTGGTCGAGGCTCCAGCGCAGGCGCTCCAGCTGGTGGCGGCGGAGCTGGTCGACGCTGGCGGTTTCCATCGGGTCGAGCAAGGCGGCATTGGCGATCATGTTCATTTCATCACTCGTATTGTTCTTGTGCGTGGCGCTGGGCGCCTGAGTGCAGGAAGGCAGGATACTCCCGGCCTTCCCGGTCCGGTGTGGCGGTTACAGTTTTTCGATGATCAGGGCGATGCCCTGGCCGACGCCGATGCACATGGTGCAGAGGGCGTAGCGGCCGGCGCGGGCTTCCAGTTCGTGCAGCGCGGTGGTGACCAGGCGCGCGCCGCTCATGCCCAGCGGGTGGCCCAGGGCGATGGCGCCGCCATTGGGGTTGACCCGCGGGTCGTCGTCGGCCAGCTCCAGCTCGCGGAGCACGGCCAGGCCCTGGGCGGCGAAGGCCTCGTTGAGTTCGATCACGTCCATGTCGGCGAGCGACAGGCCGGCGAGCGCCAGCACCTTGCGCGTGGCCGGCACCGGGCCGATGCCCATGATGCGCGGCTCGACGCCGGCGCAGGCCATGGCGACCACGCGGGCGCGGGGTTTCAGGCCGAAGCGGCGGGCGGCATCGGTGCTGGCCAGCAGCAGGGCGCAGGCGCCGTCGTTGACCCCGGAGGCGTTGCCGGCGGTGACGCTGCCGCCCTCGCGGAAGGGCGTGCCGAGGCGCGCCAGCTGCTCCAGGGTGGTGTCGCCGCGCGGGTGCTCGTCCTGTTCGACCCACTTCGACGGCCCCTTGCGCTGGGCAATCTCCACCGGAACGATTTCCTTCGCCAGGCGGCCATTGGCCTGGGCGGCGACGGCCTTGAGCTGGCTGCGCAGGGCGAAGGCGTCCTGGTCGGCGCGGCTGATGCCGAACTGCTCGGCGACGTTCTCCGCCGTCTCGGGCATGGAGTCGATGCCGTACTGGCGCTTCATCAGACCGTTGACGAAGCGCCAGCCGATGGTGGTGTCGAACAGTTCCGCGCTGCGGCCGAAGGCCTGCTCGGACTTGCCCATCACGAAGGGCGCACGGGACATGGATTCCACGCCGCCGGCCAGCATCAACCCGGCCTCGCCGCAGCGCAGGGCGCGGGCGGCGCTGCCGATGGCGTCCAGCCCCGAGCCGCACAGGCGGTTGAGGGTGGTGCCGGGCACGGTGACCGGCAGGCCGGCGAGCAGGGCGGCCATGCGCGCGACGTTGCGGTTGTCTTCGCCGGCCTGGTTGGCGCAGCCGTAGATCACGTCGTCGATGGCGCCCCAGTCCAGCTCGGGGTGACGCTGCATCAGGGCGCGGATCGGCACCGCGCCGAGGTCGTCGGCGCGAACGGAGGACAGGGCGCCGGCGTAGCGCCCGATGGGCGTGCGTACGGCGTCGATGATCAGGGCGTCATTCATGCAGGGATTCCTCGTCGAGCAGGGTGCCGCGCACCTTGTAGGACTTGCCGTGGAACAGGGCGATCAGCTGCCCGTTCTGGTTCTCGATGCGCACGTCGTAGTTGCCGGTGCGGCCGCTGCGGCTCTGTTCGGTGGCCTGGGCGGTGAGGGTGTCCCCCAGGTGCGCCGGGGCCACGTAGTCGATGCTGCAGCCGATGGCCACGGTGACTTCGTTGTAGGTGTTGCAGGCGAAGGCGAAGGCCGAGTCGGCCAGGGCGAACAGATGGCCGCCGTGGCAGGTGCCGACGCCCTGCAGCATGTCGGCGCGCACGCTCATGCCGACCCGCGCGGCGCCGGGCGCCACCGAGAGCAGGCGCATGCCCATGGCCTGGCTGGCGGCGTCGCGTTCGTACAGGGTGCTGGCGCAGGCTTCGGCCAGCGACAGGGCTTCACGGTTGGTCATGCAGCGTCCTCCCTTCGGCCACCCGGCGGCGCAGGGCCAGCGAGGGGCGGTAGCGCGGCTCGCCATAGGCGGCCTGCAGGTTGTCCAGGGTGCGCAGCACCTGCGGCAGGCCGATGGCGTCGGCCCAGGCCAGCGGGCCGCGCGGGTAATTGACCCCGGCGCACATGGCCAGGTCGATGTCGGCGGCGCTGGCGACCCCGTGGAGCAGGGCGTCGGCGCCTTCGTTGGCGAGCATGGCCACGGTGCGCAGCACGGCGAGGCCGGGGACGTCGGCCAGCGGGCTGGCGGCGATGCCGGCGCGGGCGAGCAGGGCGACCGCCGCGTCGATGGCGGCCTGGGTGGTGCCTGCCGCCCAACTGATGCCGAGGCGTTCGGCGCGGCCGTAGTCGAGGGCCAGGTCCAGCAGCACCAGGTTGTCGAGGCCGTCCTCGCGGGCGCGCTGGGCGGCCAGGCGGCCGTCGCTCAGCGCCAGGGTGGCGTCGCCGACCCGCAGCAGCCCGGCGCCGTCACGGCGGGTGACCCGCACGCCGGCGCTTTCCAGGCGCTGCACCAGCGGGGCTGCGACACCGAGGTCGCCTTCGATGGCGCAGGCGTCCACGGTGGCGGTGCTGGCGAGCGTCGCCGCCTGTGGGCGCTCGGCGCCTTCGGCGTAGTCGTAGAAGCCCCGGCCGCTCTTGCGCCCAAGGCGGCCGGCTTCCACCAGCTCCTTCTGGATCAGCGAGGGCTGGAAGCGGAAGTCGCCGTAGTAGGCGTCGAACACCGAGCAGGTGACGGCGTAGTTGACGTCATGGCCGATCAGGTCGGTGAGTTCGAAGGCGCCCATGCGGAAGCCGCCGGCCTCGCGCAGCAAGGCGTCCAGGGTGGCGCAGTCGGCGGCACCCTCCTGCAGCAGGCGCAGGCTTTCGGCATAGAAGGGGCGCGCCACGCGGTTGACGATGAAGCCAGGGGTGGAGCGCGCGTGCACCGGCTGCTTGCCCCAGGCGCGGGCGGTTGCGAACAGGCGGGCGGCCAGGGGCGGGTCGCTGGCGAGGCCGGAGACGACCTCCACCAGCGCCATCAGCGGCGCGGGGTTGAAGAAGTGCATGCCGAGCACGCGGCCCGGGTGCTGCAGGCCGGCGGCGAGGCTGGTGATGGACAGCGACGAGGTGTTGCTGGCGAGGATGCAGTCGGGGGCGCACAGGGCTTCCAGGCGCTGCAGCAGCTCGCGCTTGATCTCCAGCTTTTCGACGATCGCCTCGATCACCAGGCCGGCGTCGGCCAGTTCTTCCAGCGCATCGGCCGGGTGCAGGCGGGCGAGGGTGGCGGCCTGGGCGTCGGCCTCCAGCTTGCCTTTCTCCACCAGGCGGGCGAGCTGCCGGTCGATACCGGCGATGGCCTGGGCCGCGGCACCGGGGCGGGTGTCGTACAGGCGCACCGGGTGCCCGGCCTGGGCGGCGACCTGGGCGATGCCGGCGCCCATGGCGCCCGCGCCGATCACGGCCACCGGGGTTTCTCTGTTCAGGGCGTGCATGGGCTCAGCGTCCTTTGAAGCTCGGGGTGCGTTTCTCCATGAAGGCGCCAACGCCTTCGCGGTAGTCCTCGCTGCGGCCGGCGAGGCGCTGCAGGTCGCGCTCCAGCTCCAGCTGCTGGTCTAAGCCGTTGTCCAGGCTGGCGTTGAGGGCGCGCTTGATCAGGGCCAGGCCGTAGGTGGGCTGGGTGGCCAGGTGGCGCGCCAGCTTCAGGGCCTCGTCGCGCAGCTCGGCGTCGTCCACCACGCGGTGGATCAGCCCCCATTGCTCGGCCTGTTCGGCGCTCAGCCGCTCGCCCAGCAGGGCCAGGGCCTTGGCGCGGGCCATGCCGACCAGGCGCGGCAGGCTCCAGGTGCCGCCGGAGTCGGGCACCAGGCCGATCTTGCAGAAGGCCTGGATGAAGCTCGCGGAACGCGCCGCCAGCACCAGGTCGCAGGCCAGCGGGATGTTGGCGCCGGCACCGGCGGCCACGCCGTTGACCGCGCAGATCACCGGCAGCGGCAGGTCGCGCAGGGCGCGGATCAGCGGGTTGTAGAAGCGCTCGATGGACAGCCCCAGGTCGGGCATTTCGGCGCCCGGCGCGACGTTGCGGTCGGCCAGGTCCTGCCCGGCGCAGAAGCCGCGGCCCTCGCCGGTGAGCAGCAGTACGCGCACCTCCGGGTCCTGGCGCACGCGCTTGAGGGCCTCGCGGACCTCGCCGTGCATGGCGGCGTTGAAGCTGTTGAGCTGTTCAGGGCGGTTGAGGCTGAGGGTGGCGACCCCGGCCTCGATGGAAAACAGGATGTGCTCGAAATTCATGGCGTGCGCTCTATGGAGTCGAGTTGTGGGCGGCCGGGTCAGCGGCCGGTGAATTCGGGGGTGCGTTTCTCGCGGAAGGCGGCGAGGCCTTCTTTGCGGTCACGGGTGCCGGCCAGCAGGGTGAAGGCGTGGCGCTCGAAGCGCAGGCCGCTGGCGAGGTCGGTGTCCTGCGCCTTGAGCAGCGCCTCCTTGGCCAGGCGCAGGGCCAGGGGTGCCTTGCCGGCGATGACGCGGGCGATGGCCAGGGCGCGCTCGACGGTGAACTCCGGCTGGGTCACTTCGCTGACCAGGCCGGCGCGCAGGGCGTGGCGGGCGTCGATGGCCTCGCCGCTGAGCACCATCTGCATGGCCAGGGACTTGCCCACGGCGCGCAGCAGACGCTGGGTGCCTCCGGCGCCGGGCATGATGCCGAGGTTGATTTCCGGCTGGCCGAAGCGGGCGTCCTCGCCGGCGATGAGGATGTCGGCGTGCATGGCCAGTTCGCAGCCGCCGCCGAGGGCGAAGCCGTTGACTGCGGCGATCAGGGGTTTGGGGAAGCGGGTGATGCGCTGCCAGTGGGCCTGGCGCGGGTCGTCGAGGATGCCTACCAGGTCGCGCTCGGCCATCTCGTTGATGTCGGCGCCAGCGGCGAAGGCCTTGCGGCTGCCGGTGATCACCACCACGCGGGTCTGCGGGTCGCGTTCCGCATCGTCCAGTTCCTGGGCCAGTTCGCCCAGCAGCCGGGTGTTCAGGGCGTTGAGCGCCTCCGGGCGCTGCAGGGTGATCAGGCGCACGCCCCGGTCGGGGGGCAGGACGGCAAGAGTCTCGGGCATGGAGCGGGCCCTCAGGGTGCACGCGCGGCATCTGGGCCGGGCTTTGTTGTTGGATTGCCAGGCGTTCGTCCATTGGGCGGGCTGGCGTTTTTCCGGAGTATACGCATGAAGCGATACAAAACAATAAGTATTGAATCGTATTTATGTGTCTCTAATGAGGTGTCTTTCCATGCTTCGATGGATATCCGGGTGCTGGCCTGCTGCCCTTTCCCGGGAGGTTTATCCAGTATTCATGCGGATTTCGCGAGGCGGGCGTGGGCCTCGCACCAACCGATACGCGATTACCTGCTTTATCCGATAAAAATGATGTGATACAAGTTGCGTCATCCGTCGCATCGCTTTCCGTTGCGGCATCGCCCTGCGAGGACCGACCATGAGCCGCCTTTTCCCTCTACAGCCCGTCGCGCGGGGTGTCGAGCCATGACCTGCTACAGCCTCGACGGCCTGGTTCCGGTGGTGGACCCGAGCGCCTACGTGCACCCTTCGGCGGTTTTGATCGGCGACGTGATCATCGGCCCCAACTGCTATGTGGGCCCACTGGCCAGCCTGCGTGGCGACTTCGGGCGAATCGTCCTGGAGGAGGGCGCCAACATCCAGGACACCTGCGTGATGCACGGCTTCCCGGAAAGCGACACGGTGGTGGAGCGCAACGGCCATATAGGCCATGGCGCGGTGCTGCACGGTTGCCGCATCGGCGAGGACGCCCTGGTGGGAATGAATGCGGTGGTGATGGATGGCGCCCTGATCGGCGCCCGTTCGTTCGTTTCCGCCGCCGCCTTCGTCAAGGCGCGCTTCGAGTGCCCGGAGCAGTCCCTGGTCATGGGCGCGCCGGCGCAGGTGAAGCGCCGCCTCAGCGACGAGGAGGTGGCCTGGAAACAGCGCGGCACCCAGGAGTACCAGGCGCTGGCGCGGCGCTGCATGGCGAGCATGGTGGCCTGCGAGCCGCTGGCGGCGGTGGAGGCCGATCGCCCACGCAACCGCGTCGACGGCCTGCGTCCCAAGGGGGAATCGGCATGAGTGCGACTGTGGTCAGCGCGCCGATGCGGCGGGTATATTCGGCAACTTTCCAGCGCCCGGTTCGCCCATGACGTCCCTCGCTCCCCTGCAGCACCTCATCACCCGCTTCCAGGAGCAGACGCCGCTGCGCGCCAGCTCGCTGATCATCACCCTCTATGGCGATGCCATCGAGCCCCATGGCGGCACCGTGTGGCTGGGCAGCCTGATCCAGCTGCTGGAGCCCATCGGCGTCAACGAGCGGCTGATCCGCACTTCGATCTTCCGCCTGACCAAGGAAGGCTGGCTCACCGCCGAGAAGGTCGGCCGGCGCAGCTACTACAGCCTCACCGGCACCGGGCGGCGGCGTTTCGAGAAGGCCTTCAAGCGCGTGTACAGCTCCAGCCTGCCGGCCTGGGACGGCTCCTGGTGCCTGGTGATGCTCTCGCAGCTGCCCCAGGAAAAGCGCAAACAGGTGCGCGAGGAGCTGGAGTGGCAAGGTTTTGGTGCGATTTCCCCCATCGTGCTGGCCTGCCCGCGCTGTGACCGCATGGACGTGAACGCCACCCTGCAGGACCTCGACGCCCTGGAGGAAACCATCGTCTTCGAGACCACCGCCCAGGACGTCCTGGCGTCCAGAGCCCTGCGCATGCAGGTTCGCGAGAGCTGGAACATCGACGAGCTGGCGACCCACTACAGCGAATTCATCCAGCTGTTCCGCCCGCTCTGGCAGGCGCTGCGGGAACAGGAGGCGCTGCAGCCGCAGGACTGCTTCCTGGCACGAACCCTGCTCATACACGAGTACCGCAAATTGCTGCTGCGCGACCCGCAGCTGCCCGACGAGCTGTTGCCGGGCGACTGGGAGGGCCGCGCGGCGCGCCAGCTGTGCCGCAACATCTATCGCCTGGTGCAAGCCAAGGCCGAGGAATGGCTCAATGGCGCCCTGGAAACCGCCGACGGCCCGCTGCCGGATGTCGGCGAAAGTTTCTATCGGCGGTTCGGCGGGCTTAAATAGGGCTCCTGTCTCGAAATGCCCTGGAGGGCGAAGTGCTTGGCGTGATCCGCCGGGCCGCACCGCAGGTTGCGGGATGGCACGGAGGAAGAATGAACGAAGGTCGCCTCGATGCGGCCTTGAATAACAATAAGAAAGCTAGCCAGAGGCTCCATGGCCATGACTGCACGTGCACTGAGAACCGACCGCTTCGACGAATGGTTGCAGCGGATCAACCAGGTTTGCGGGCGCTTCTGCGCCAAGACCCTCGGGGAGGAATTCTCCGGGGCGGTCCGCGAATACAAATCCGGCGCGATCAAGCTCAGCTTCGTCGACGTCGCCCAGGCCCGGCTCTACCGTACCGAGCATGAGGTGGCGCAGAGCGACAGCCGACACTTCTTCGCCGCCTTCCAGCTGCAGGGCGAGTCGAACATGGAGCAGGGCGGCAACCGCGTGCGCCTGGCCCCTGGCGACATCACCCTGATCGACTCCTCGCTGCCCAGCGATTTCACCTACGGCGCCAACTCCCGGCAGCTGTCGCTGATCCTGCCGCGCCACCTGGTGGAGCAGAACCTGCGCTACGGCAGCGTGCGCTGCGCGCAGAAGATCGCCGCCACCTCGCCCATCGCGCTGCTCACCCATCGCCTGATCCTCGAGGCCAGCCAGCACGAGTGCCTCAGCCAGCACGAGAGCGAGGCGACCCTGGAGGCGGTGGTCAGCCTGCTGCGCCCGGCCATCAGTGCCGCCGAAGGGGATGCCGATCCCCATGAGCGGGCGTTCCGCAAGACCCTGGACTTCATCGATGCGCACATCCGCTCCGAGGAGCTTTGCCCCGAGCTGCTGGCTCGCGAGGTGGGGGTTTCGGTGCGCGGCCTGTACCGCATGTTCTCGCGCAAGGGCCTGGTGGTGGCGCAGTACATCAAGAACCGCCGGCTGGATTTCTGCGCCGAGTCCCTGCGCCTGGGCGCCGCCGAGCACAAGCTCTCGGCCCTCGGCTACTCCTGGGGCTTCTCGGACTCCAGCTACTTCTCCACGGCCTTCAAGGCGCGCTTCGGCGTTTCCCCCGGCGAATACCGCAAGCGCTACCAGCACTGATTGGCCTGTAGGCGCGACGCTGTAGGGGCGAATTCATTGGCTCTGTCTGCGTTAAGTGTTGCTAGAGGATTTGAGCCCAGCTGATTGCCGAGTTTTGTTGGTACTTCTGGTTTCGCCCACCCGGGCGAGTCCCTTTTTTCAGTCGTCGGGATGCCGAACCACAAAAAAGGAACCAAAAACGCTTGCCCCATCATCCGGCCCCGGCTTCGCCGGGGTTCCCTCACTCCATCGCCGTTACTCGCTACGCTCGCCCTTCGGGCCGCACTGAAGTGCGTTCGCCGCAAGCGTCGTCTGGGGGCCGGCGCGATGGGCCATCCATGGCCTGGCGCGCCTCTCGCGGCATCCATGCCGCTCGTC includes the following:
- the paaH gene encoding 3-hydroxyacyl-CoA dehydrogenase PaaH, whose amino-acid sequence is MHALNRETPVAVIGAGAMGAGIAQVAAQAGHPVRLYDTRPGAAAQAIAGIDRQLARLVEKGKLEADAQAATLARLHPADALEELADAGLVIEAIVEKLEIKRELLQRLEALCAPDCILASNTSSLSITSLAAGLQHPGRVLGMHFFNPAPLMALVEVVSGLASDPPLAARLFATARAWGKQPVHARSTPGFIVNRVARPFYAESLRLLQEGAADCATLDALLREAGGFRMGAFELTDLIGHDVNYAVTCSVFDAYYGDFRFQPSLIQKELVEAGRLGRKSGRGFYDYAEGAERPQAATLASTATVDACAIEGDLGVAAPLVQRLESAGVRVTRRDGAGLLRVGDATLALSDGRLAAQRAREDGLDNLVLLDLALDYGRAERLGISWAAGTTQAAIDAAVALLARAGIAASPLADVPGLAVLRTVAMLANEGADALLHGVASAADIDLAMCAGVNYPRGPLAWADAIGLPQVLRTLDNLQAAYGEPRYRPSLALRRRVAEGRTLHDQP
- the feaR gene encoding transcriptional regulator FeaR, with amino-acid sequence MTARALRTDRFDEWLQRINQVCGRFCAKTLGEEFSGAVREYKSGAIKLSFVDVAQARLYRTEHEVAQSDSRHFFAAFQLQGESNMEQGGNRVRLAPGDITLIDSSLPSDFTYGANSRQLSLILPRHLVEQNLRYGSVRCAQKIAATSPIALLTHRLILEASQHECLSQHESEATLEAVVSLLRPAISAAEGDADPHERAFRKTLDFIDAHIRSEELCPELLAREVGVSVRGLYRMFSRKGLVVAQYIKNRRLDFCAESLRLGAAEHKLSALGYSWGFSDSSYFSTAFKARFGVSPGEYRKRYQH
- the paaX gene encoding phenylacetic acid degradation operon negative regulatory protein PaaX; this translates as MTSLAPLQHLITRFQEQTPLRASSLIITLYGDAIEPHGGTVWLGSLIQLLEPIGVNERLIRTSIFRLTKEGWLTAEKVGRRSYYSLTGTGRRRFEKAFKRVYSSSLPAWDGSWCLVMLSQLPQEKRKQVREELEWQGFGAISPIVLACPRCDRMDVNATLQDLDALEETIVFETTAQDVLASRALRMQVRESWNIDELATHYSEFIQLFRPLWQALREQEALQPQDCFLARTLLIHEYRKLLLRDPQLPDELLPGDWEGRAARQLCRNIYRLVQAKAEEWLNGALETADGPLPDVGESFYRRFGGLK
- the paaG gene encoding 2-(1,2-epoxy-1,2-dihydrophenyl)acetyl-CoA isomerase PaaG — encoded protein: MNFEHILFSIEAGVATLSLNRPEQLNSFNAAMHGEVREALKRVRQDPEVRVLLLTGEGRGFCAGQDLADRNVAPGAEMPDLGLSIERFYNPLIRALRDLPLPVICAVNGVAAGAGANIPLACDLVLAARSASFIQAFCKIGLVPDSGGTWSLPRLVGMARAKALALLGERLSAEQAEQWGLIHRVVDDAELRDEALKLARHLATQPTYGLALIKRALNASLDNGLDQQLELERDLQRLAGRSEDYREGVGAFMEKRTPSFKGR
- the pcaF gene encoding 3-oxoadipyl-CoA thiolase yields the protein MNDALIIDAVRTPIGRYAGALSSVRADDLGAVPIRALMQRHPELDWGAIDDVIYGCANQAGEDNRNVARMAALLAGLPVTVPGTTLNRLCGSGLDAIGSAARALRCGEAGLMLAGGVESMSRAPFVMGKSEQAFGRSAELFDTTIGWRFVNGLMKRQYGIDSMPETAENVAEQFGISRADQDAFALRSQLKAVAAQANGRLAKEIVPVEIAQRKGPSKWVEQDEHPRGDTTLEQLARLGTPFREGGSVTAGNASGVNDGACALLLASTDAARRFGLKPRARVVAMACAGVEPRIMGIGPVPATRKVLALAGLSLADMDVIELNEAFAAQGLAVLRELELADDDPRVNPNGGAIALGHPLGMSGARLVTTALHELEARAGRYALCTMCIGVGQGIALIIEKL
- the paaK gene encoding phenylacetate--CoA ligase PaaK — encoded protein: MNMIANAALLDPMETASVDQLRRHQLERLRWSLDHAYRNVPLYRQRFDELGVHPEDLKSHDDLARFPFTGKSDLRDNYPYGMFAVPQEEVVRIHASSGTTGKPTVVGYTQNDIDTWANVVARSIRAAGGRKGDKVHVSYGYGLFTGGLGAHYGAERLGCTVIPMSGGQTEKQVQLIRDFQPDIIMVTPSYMLNLADEIERQGLDPHKLALRLGIFGAEPWTAELRRAIEERLGITALDIYGLSEIMGPGVAMECAETKDGPTIWEDHFYPEIIDPVTGQVLPDGQMGELVFTSLSKEALPMIRYRTRDLTRLLPGTARPMRRIDKITGRSDDMLIIRGVNVFPTQIEEQVLKVRQLAETYEIHLSRNGNLDSMEVHVEPRHGLEPLDETQELALCSELGRHIKTYIGISSRIVLRPAYSLKRSEGKACHVYDNRAKA
- the paaI gene encoding hydroxyphenylacetyl-CoA thioesterase PaaI — encoded protein: MTNREALSLAEACASTLYERDAASQAMGMRLLSVAPGAARVGMSVRADMLQGVGTCHGGHLFALADSAFAFACNTYNEVTVAIGCSIDYVAPAHLGDTLTAQATEQSRSGRTGNYDVRIENQNGQLIALFHGKSYKVRGTLLDEESLHE
- the paaY gene encoding phenylacetic acid degradation protein PaaY encodes the protein MTCYSLDGLVPVVDPSAYVHPSAVLIGDVIIGPNCYVGPLASLRGDFGRIVLEEGANIQDTCVMHGFPESDTVVERNGHIGHGAVLHGCRIGEDALVGMNAVVMDGALIGARSFVSAAAFVKARFECPEQSLVMGAPAQVKRRLSDEEVAWKQRGTQEYQALARRCMASMVACEPLAAVEADRPRNRVDGLRPKGESA
- the paaF gene encoding 2,3-dehydroadipyl-CoA hydratase PaaF: MPETLAVLPPDRGVRLITLQRPEALNALNTRLLGELAQELDDAERDPQTRVVVITGSRKAFAAGADINEMAERDLVGILDDPRQAHWQRITRFPKPLIAAVNGFALGGGCELAMHADILIAGEDARFGQPEINLGIMPGAGGTQRLLRAVGKSLAMQMVLSGEAIDARHALRAGLVSEVTQPEFTVERALAIARVIAGKAPLALRLAKEALLKAQDTDLASGLRFERHAFTLLAGTRDRKEGLAAFREKRTPEFTGR